One window of the Atribacterota bacterium genome contains the following:
- the moaA gene encoding GTP 3',8-cyclase MoaA codes for MEKLIDSYNRQIIYFRISLTDRCNFRCIYCSTSEKNFYFIPHQEILRYEEIAEIARVAGDLGMTKIRLTGGEPLVRKGIVDLIKQLSRIRTLEDISMTTNGYFLADLATSLKNAGLKRVNISLDSLQREKFKQITGFDGLEKALRSIDTALKIGLTPVKINVVLLKGINENEIEDFIQLTFDKPVYVRFIELMPTNRQLTKVNMKHYVSAQTILEKMKIKFSDLKPSLNEEACGPAVYYQLPGAKGTIGFITAISQHFCARCNRIRLTAEGKLRPCLYSSKEINLKGRLRSLPLENRNLRRKIIQESLEEAIRIKPFRHHIRDNHISEFNMSEIGG; via the coding sequence ATGGAAAAATTAATTGATTCGTATAATCGACAAATTATCTATTTCAGAATTTCATTGACTGACCGTTGTAACTTTAGATGCATTTATTGTTCTACTTCAGAGAAAAATTTTTACTTTATTCCTCATCAAGAGATTCTTCGTTATGAAGAAATTGCAGAGATTGCCCGGGTTGCTGGTGATTTGGGAATGACGAAGATTAGATTGACCGGAGGGGAGCCTTTAGTTAGAAAAGGAATTGTTGATTTAATCAAGCAATTAAGCCGGATAAGAACATTAGAGGATATTTCCATGACGACCAATGGTTATTTTCTGGCTGACTTGGCAACTTCTTTAAAAAATGCCGGCTTGAAAAGAGTTAATATTAGCCTCGATTCATTACAAAGAGAAAAATTTAAACAAATTACCGGATTTGATGGGCTGGAGAAGGCATTACGAAGCATTGATACTGCCTTGAAAATTGGCTTAACTCCAGTTAAAATAAATGTAGTTTTATTAAAAGGAATCAATGAGAACGAAATAGAAGATTTTATTCAGCTGACATTCGATAAGCCAGTTTATGTTCGGTTTATCGAATTAATGCCTACCAATAGGCAATTAACCAAAGTGAATATGAAACACTATGTTTCTGCTCAAACTATTCTAGAAAAGATGAAAATAAAATTTTCTGATTTAAAACCGTCATTAAATGAAGAGGCTTGTGGTCCTGCGGTTTATTATCAATTGCCTGGCGCAAAAGGAACGATAGGTTTCATTACTGCAATCAGTCAGCATTTTTGTGCGAGGTGTAACCGTATTCGATTAACTGCTGAAGGGAAATTAAGGCCTTGTCTTTATAGTTCTAAGGAAATTAACCTTAAAGGGAGATTACGGTCTCTACCTTTGGAAAACCGAAATTTGCGAAGAAAGATCATCCAGGAAAGTCTGGAAGAAGCGATACGCATTAAACCATTCAGACATCATATCAGAGATAATCATATTTCTGAATTTAATATGTCTGAGATAGGAGGTTAG
- a CDS encoding molybdopterin biosynthesis protein, whose translation MFMMERNIYLKKISLEEAKQKIEKAITEGLITLNSKHELLSVEKSLERITSKAVFARRSSLHYTASAMDGIAVHSRSAEDASEKNPIILSHKKDFLYVNTGDPLPEEFDSVIKIEDVVPVRTDSNVPNQKENFAQLKIFQSVSPGMNVRNIGEDIVTHQLILTANHKIRPVDIGALMAGGISEIEVWKKPQVAIIPTGEELVGLDEGEIKAGDILDFNSRMLSNSVIQWGGEPVIYPIIRDIKEDLKKILQSAVKDNDIVTVIAGTSAGSKDFTAKVLADMGEILFHGIAMMPGKPTLAGMVQGIPVIGLPGYPVSYLLAAWEFVLPLVYKSLRLSPPGRIKTKVLMAKKIVSKLGNEEFLRVKLAKIDDKIMAYPLNRGAGIISSLVEADALIRIPSLSEGLSFKEETEAELLLEHDFNIDNTIIIIGSHDLILDILKNELQTNSPEFRLASFHTGSMGGLLALKQEIAHLATSHLLDVESGEYNFPYIKRVLISQSVAVVNMAFRQQGFMVAKGNPKNILAIKDLARDDIRYINRQKGSGTRILLDYLLKKNNINPTSIQGYNQEEFTHLMVASAVVNQRVDVGLGIFSAAKAFNLDFVPLIKERYDLIIPERYFHSQRIKKILEIIRTNHFKEQVAQLGGYDLNECGNILLNGKIN comes from the coding sequence ATGTTTATGATGGAACGAAATATTTATTTGAAGAAAATATCCTTAGAGGAAGCAAAGCAAAAAATCGAGAAAGCCATTACAGAAGGTCTAATTACTTTAAACTCCAAACATGAGTTGCTTTCGGTAGAAAAATCGCTTGAGCGAATTACTTCTAAAGCTGTTTTTGCTAGAAGATCTTCTTTGCATTATACTGCATCAGCCATGGATGGAATAGCCGTACATTCCCGCAGTGCAGAGGATGCCTCAGAAAAAAATCCAATTATTCTAAGTCATAAGAAAGATTTTTTATATGTAAATACCGGAGATCCTTTACCAGAAGAATTTGATTCAGTGATAAAAATTGAAGATGTAGTTCCTGTTAGAACGGATAGTAATGTGCCGAATCAGAAAGAGAATTTCGCGCAACTGAAAATATTTCAATCTGTTTCCCCGGGTATGAATGTTCGTAATATAGGAGAAGATATTGTCACTCACCAACTCATATTAACTGCGAATCATAAAATTAGACCGGTGGATATAGGTGCTTTAATGGCAGGAGGGATATCAGAAATAGAGGTTTGGAAGAAGCCGCAAGTTGCTATTATTCCCACTGGAGAAGAATTGGTCGGACTTGATGAAGGAGAGATAAAAGCAGGGGATATCCTTGATTTTAATTCTAGAATGTTATCAAATTCGGTGATTCAATGGGGTGGAGAGCCTGTTATATATCCAATTATTCGTGATATTAAAGAGGATTTAAAAAAGATATTACAGTCAGCAGTAAAAGATAATGACATTGTTACAGTAATTGCAGGAACCTCTGCTGGTAGTAAAGATTTTACTGCAAAAGTACTGGCAGATATGGGAGAAATATTATTTCATGGTATAGCTATGATGCCAGGAAAGCCTACATTAGCCGGGATGGTTCAAGGTATTCCCGTTATTGGTTTACCGGGATACCCGGTTTCTTACTTATTAGCAGCATGGGAATTTGTTTTGCCTTTGGTTTATAAAAGTTTAAGGCTGAGCCCTCCAGGAAGGATTAAGACCAAGGTATTAATGGCTAAAAAGATAGTTTCCAAGTTAGGAAATGAAGAATTTCTTCGGGTAAAATTAGCTAAGATTGATGATAAAATAATGGCATATCCCTTAAATCGCGGAGCAGGGATTATTTCGTCATTGGTAGAAGCTGATGCACTTATTAGAATACCGTCACTTAGCGAAGGTTTGAGCTTTAAAGAAGAAACTGAAGCAGAATTATTATTAGAGCATGATTTTAATATAGATAACACCATAATTATTATCGGCAGTCATGATCTGATATTGGATATTTTAAAGAATGAGTTGCAAACCAATTCGCCAGAATTTCGTCTAGCATCTTTTCATACCGGAAGTATGGGAGGACTGTTAGCATTGAAACAGGAGATTGCCCACCTGGCAACTTCTCATCTTTTGGATGTGGAAAGTGGAGAATATAATTTTCCCTATATCAAGCGTGTTTTAATAAGTCAAAGTGTCGCGGTAGTAAATATGGCTTTTAGACAGCAGGGCTTTATGGTAGCAAAAGGCAATCCTAAAAACATTTTGGCAATAAAAGATTTAGCAAGAGATGATATTCGTTATATTAATCGACAAAAAGGGTCGGGAACACGGATTCTTTTAGATTATTTGCTTAAAAAGAACAATATTAATCCTACCTCAATTCAAGGATATAATCAGGAGGAATTTACCCATCTAATGGTAGCTTCTGCAGTTGTCAACCAAAGAGTAGATGTAGGTTTAGGAATTTTTTCAGCTGCTAAAGCATTTAATCTGGACTTTGTCCCTCTCATTAAAGAGCGCTATGATTTAATTATTCCCGAAAGATATTTTCATAGCCAGAGAATAAAAAAGATATTAGAAATAATAAGAACAAATCATTTTAAGGAGCAGGTTGCCCAGCTTGGTGGATATGATCTAAACGAATGTGGCAACATATTATTAAATGGAAAAATTAATTGA
- a CDS encoding molybdopterin molybdotransferase MoeA, with protein sequence MMYVFMVQPLFKVTTIEESLKIFRQSFDFATFFKNRDEQIDLIHAYGRVLAENVISTENIPGFNRSTMDGYAVKASDTYGASDSLPAYLDLLGEIKMSEKPSYVLQKGQVARISTGGMLPEGADSVVMLEYTEDLSPTVIEISRSVAPWENVLRKDEDIKKNERVLEKGCYLRPQDIGLLAALGLERIKVFKKLVVAIISTGDEIISINQKPEPGQVRDINSFALGAAVKQVGCIPYYAGIIKDNEKMLKNVLQKCLDTPEIDLVLISGGSSVGIRDYTLDVLNNLGSPGVLVHGLALKPGKPTILSLNKQKLFVGLPGHPVSAMMVFDNVVKRIMFDLKGEILHIGQRKMVDALLESNVFSDAGREEYVRVVLKSKNDQLWAEPILGKSGIISSLAKADGYITIKLNQEGLYQGEKVSVTIF encoded by the coding sequence ATGATGTATGTTTTTATGGTTCAACCACTATTTAAAGTCACAACAATTGAAGAAAGCCTAAAAATTTTTCGTCAATCTTTTGATTTTGCTACATTTTTTAAGAATCGTGATGAGCAAATAGACCTTATCCATGCTTATGGAAGAGTGTTAGCAGAAAATGTTATTTCAACTGAGAATATACCTGGATTTAATAGATCAACTATGGATGGATACGCAGTTAAGGCTAGTGATACTTATGGAGCAAGTGATAGTTTGCCAGCTTATCTTGATTTGCTTGGTGAGATAAAGATGTCAGAAAAACCTTCTTATGTATTGCAAAAGGGACAAGTGGCAAGAATTTCAACTGGAGGGATGTTACCAGAAGGAGCTGATTCAGTAGTTATGTTGGAGTATACAGAAGACTTAAGCCCTACAGTGATTGAAATAAGTCGTTCAGTAGCTCCCTGGGAAAATGTATTGCGTAAAGATGAAGATATCAAGAAAAATGAAAGAGTTTTAGAAAAAGGTTGTTACTTGAGACCACAGGATATTGGCTTGTTAGCAGCCCTGGGTTTAGAAAGAATCAAAGTTTTCAAAAAACTAGTAGTGGCAATTATTTCTACCGGTGATGAAATTATTTCTATAAATCAAAAACCTGAACCAGGCCAGGTTCGTGATATTAACTCTTTTGCACTTGGTGCAGCAGTAAAGCAAGTAGGTTGTATTCCCTATTATGCTGGCATTATCAAAGATAATGAAAAGATGTTGAAAAATGTACTTCAGAAATGTTTAGATACCCCGGAAATTGATTTAGTCTTAATTTCTGGAGGCAGTTCAGTGGGTATTAGAGATTATACCTTAGATGTATTGAATAATCTTGGTTCACCTGGAGTCCTGGTTCACGGCTTAGCCTTAAAACCTGGTAAACCTACTATTCTTTCTTTAAATAAACAAAAATTATTTGTTGGTTTGCCCGGACACCCTGTTTCAGCCATGATGGTTTTTGATAATGTGGTAAAAAGAATAATGTTTGACTTAAAAGGTGAAATACTTCATATTGGACAAAGAAAAATGGTTGATGCCTTACTAGAAAGTAATGTATTTTCAGATGCTGGCAGAGAAGAATATGTAAGGGTAGTACTGAAAAGTAAGAATGACCAACTGTGGGCTGAACCGATTTTGGGTAAGTCTGGAATTATTTCTTCTTTAGCCAAAGCTGATGGATATATTACTATCAAACTCAATCAAGAAGGTTTATATCAGGGAGAAAAGGTTAGCGTTACTATATTTTAG
- a CDS encoding iron-containing alcohol dehydrogenase: MKIESIFSILTPSKILIGNNSIENIGEEATKLGANKVLIITDIGIVQAGIIDRIKNILENNNLVVGIFDRVEPEPHAKVVYDCVKEMEGGNYNLLVGIGGGSVIDVTKGVSVLVTNGGKLNDYYGFDKLRKPGLKKIQIPTTAGTGSEVTNVSVLIDENEEKVVIYSPYLFADLAIVDPILTLSMPPKITGHTGMDALCHAIESYTSLDANIFTDTISFKAISLIGRSLRKAVFQGDKDVASRYNMSIASLFAGISFSIAGCNAVHALGLALGGKYHIPHGLSNALMLPSVIEFNLPGNYEKFKNIAAALGEQVDGFSIIESASKTVSAIRRLSEDIGIPQRLRATGVSKEHIEELSKIAVKAERLLVHNPRKLNLEDIIKIYHNAW; this comes from the coding sequence ATGAAAATAGAATCCATTTTTTCTATACTAACTCCTTCAAAGATATTAATAGGGAATAATTCAATTGAAAATATTGGAGAAGAGGCGACTAAATTAGGTGCAAATAAAGTTCTGATAATCACAGATATAGGAATTGTACAAGCTGGAATAATTGATAGAATAAAGAATATATTGGAAAATAATAATTTAGTTGTAGGTATTTTTGATAGAGTTGAACCAGAACCTCATGCAAAAGTAGTATATGATTGTGTAAAAGAAATGGAAGGAGGAAATTACAACCTCCTAGTAGGAATAGGTGGAGGGAGTGTTATAGATGTAACTAAGGGAGTTTCTGTATTAGTTACTAATGGAGGTAAGCTCAATGATTATTATGGTTTTGATAAACTACGGAAACCAGGATTAAAAAAAATACAGATTCCTACAACTGCTGGGACTGGAAGTGAAGTAACAAATGTTTCTGTATTAATCGATGAAAATGAAGAAAAAGTTGTTATATATAGTCCTTATTTATTTGCTGATCTTGCAATAGTTGATCCGATTCTGACATTGAGTATGCCTCCAAAAATTACTGGTCATACAGGTATGGATGCTTTATGTCATGCAATTGAGTCTTATACCTCGCTAGATGCAAATATATTTACAGATACTATTAGTTTCAAAGCGATTTCTTTAATTGGTAGAAGCCTTAGGAAAGCTGTTTTTCAGGGAGATAAGGATGTGGCTTCACGTTATAACATGTCTATTGCTAGTCTTTTTGCTGGAATTTCTTTTTCGATTGCAGGATGTAACGCTGTACATGCTTTGGGTTTAGCTTTGGGTGGTAAATATCATATTCCCCATGGTTTATCTAATGCGTTAATGTTGCCATCAGTCATAGAGTTTAATTTACCAGGAAATTATGAAAAATTTAAAAATATTGCAGCAGCTTTAGGAGAGCAGGTAGATGGTTTTTCAATTATAGAAAGTGCAAGTAAGACAGTTAGTGCAATTAGGAGGCTTTCTGAAGATATAGGTATTCCACAAAGGTTGAGAGCTACAGGTGTTAGTAAAGAACATATTGAAGAATTATCTAAAATTGCGGTAAAGGCGGAAAGATTGCTAGTGCATAATCCCAGGAAACTTAATCTAGAAGATATTATTAAAATTTATCACAATGCTTGGTAA